AATTTATGCAGTTTACTCTAAATTCTCCAGGCACAGCTGGATCCAgccaaacagcagcattttcccACACATGCGCCATCGCAGAATCACTTATGATGCAACTAACTACCGCTCTGCAGAAGACAGCGGCTTTTCCAAATTGCAGCCCCCTCGAGATCACCAGAGCCGTGGCAGAACAGATGCTAGCGGCACAAAGCCCATCACCACGGCAGAGCCAATTCACTCAGGGATCTTCCATCCCGGCCGCGGAAGGGAGCGGGGCCTGCGGAGCTCCCGCGGGCACCCAGCGCTCCCAACCGCGACGCGATGAATTAAACCCCCTGTGAACGCCCCCCGCGCAGCCGGCAGGGCCGCTCCCGAGCCCCTACCTGGATGTCCGCATCCGAGACGCCAAAGTCCAGGTTTGAGACGAGCAGCTTCCCGCCGGTCTCcacgccggcccccgccccgaAGCCGCTGTCGAACAAGTCGTGCTGCCACTTCTCGGGGAGCTGCTTCGGCTGCAACGAGACCGGGAGCTCGCTGACCGGCCCGGGGCACCGCGGGGCACCGCAGGCCACCGGCGGCCACCGGCCacgctgcccgccccgccgggagcGGACAAAGGGCCGCCCGGCgggcccgccccccgccccgccgccccccgcgcggccccgccgccccatCCCGCCGCCACCCGCCGCGCCGAGGCCCGGCCCGCACCCGGTCACGGTCCCCCGCGgcgccgccgagccccgcgggcagccgccgctccccgcccgccgccgccgccgccgccgcgctccaTACCCGGCTGTAGGGCGCGGGCCGATTcctgccgccgccccgggccaTCACCGGCCTGTTCCGCACGGGGCCGCCACCTCCCGCTCGCCCGGCTCCCacgccgccccggccgggcccgcccccgcgggtggcgccgccccggccccggccgccccggccgccgccccggccggcccccCGCTGGCTCCGGTTGAGCTTAATGATATCGTCCAGGGACATGTCCATCTTGTCGGCCATGATGGCGGCTCCGCTCCGGGGCCTGCACTTCCGGCCGCGCTGCGCCGACGCCGGAAGCGGAAgaggcggggccggcggcgaaAGGCGCGGCGGCCGCGCGCGCTTGTGCGCGGGGGCTtgtggggcggggcgggacttccggcggggcgggcgccgcaGGGCGGGACTTCCGGCGGGGCGGGAGATGCGGGTGCGGGTGCGGAGCTGGCACGGCGTCGCCTCCTGGCTGTGGGTGGCCAACGACGAGAACTGCGGGATCTGCCGGATGGCCTTCAACGGCTGCTGCCCCGACTGTGagtgcggcggcggcggcggcgggcggggcggcctcGCGGCtgcggccccccccgggccggggctgaCGGCCTGTCCGTGCCGCAGGCAAGGTGCCCGGTGACGACTGCCCGCTGGTGTGGGGGCAGTGCTCGCACTGCTTCCACATGCACTGCATCCTCAAGTGGCTGAACTCGCAGCAGGTCCAGCAGCACTGCCCCATGTGCCGCCAGGAGTGGAAGTTCAAGGAGTGACGGTCGGTCTCCGCCGTTACACCGGCCGGCGCCGCttcccgctccccgccgccggcagccccgctcccctctcCCGGTCGGGCTGCCCTCAATAAACGTGCGGCCGCCGCTCCGGTGTCCGGTGTCCTTCTGCGCCcgggatcgctgctcggggcggggagggcagcgccGCGGGACCGGCCGGGGGGAGGAAagcgggggctgccgggcgcggggggggggagatcGGTGTCGGGACCCGCCCCGAGCCTTGCGGGGCCCCTCGGCGACCCGGGGACGGCTGCGGGGTCGCCGGCGAGCGGCTCCTTCCCCGCGGGCCCCGGGagggcgggccgggcggcggggcgggggcgggcgaggcgggccccccgcccggctataaggcggcggcggcggcggccccggagCGCTGCGGTCCCGCCGGCACCATGCGCGCTGCccgctggctggggctggggctggcgctgctctgcctctgccgccccgccgagccctGGTACAGGCaggcggccgggccccggcaCTACTCGGTGGGCAGAGCCTCGGGGCTGCTCTCCGGCCTCCGCCGCTCGCCCTACGCCCGCCGCTCCGATACCGACGGCGCCGccgagcccggccccggcgcgctgctgcccggctcggcccgcCCGCCCGTGCGGCTCCACGCTGCGGTGAGTACCGGAGCTGCCCCAGGGGCTCGGGGCACGGTGGGCACCGGGGCTTCTCCCGCTCCCCGCGGGACCCTGGGCACGGCTGTGCTGGGCCTggggccccccgcccctccgcagCAGGAGCGGGGTCCTCTGCGCACTGGGGCACAGTGGGggctccccggctccccccaCCGGTGCCGCGTCGCCCAGGAACCCCGGTCCCTGTTGATGGTCTCCCCGCAGGCGCTGTGCGTGACGGATGTGGCCCCAGCGCCGTGGAGCTGCCGGGTGCTGCCCGGAACCCCCGGCACTTTCCAGTGCAAGGCAGATGTGACCGTGTCCTTGGACCCCGTGGAGTGCGCAGATGCCTGAGCCGGCACTGGTGGCTCTGCGGTGACAATAAATGTGCTTGGGCTGGCTCCATTGTGTCTGTCcttgcaggggagggaggggaggtggggtggggggagctcACCTGGTTTTGGGATGCTCGGGGCTGCTCTGCTAGGGAAAGCGGCACAGAGAAAGCATCTCACCCACGAGGGTGCTGAGCTCCCTGTGGCCCCCACAGCTCCCTGAGCCCTGCAGGGCCTtgtctggggctgggggctgccccaggtCAGGCTGAACAAAGCTGGGGACGGGCtgtgccctgggcagggggcagggCATCGTGCTCAGGGCTCTGGAGCCTCTCCGGGCGAGAGGGCAGCGACAGCCCGGCTGGGAGTGCGttgggggcagcagggctggggctggagctgagcACAGTCCCCAGCCTGCGGCTGTGTGGGGACTCTCGAGTCCCCAGGGAGACgggcagccccatccctgcttcTTCGTGGGTGTTGGGGTCGGGGGCTTGTGTGGCCGACTGAGCACCCCCCACCTGCTTCCTGCTGCCCGATTTGACTCGACCTCAGGGCTCCACCAAGCTACAGGGACCAACACCAGCACTGGCGTGGCCCTGGCCTCGCAGCTCCACTGCCCCCAGGCCCCTGTGAGCGGCTGTTCCCACCCTGAGTGCCGTGGCTGTTCCAACACCcggcagaaaaaaaaatcactcatgGATCACGACTGGCAAATTGCTGCCCCGCTGGCAGCCCCAAGGGCCAGCCTGACACCCACGCTGGCTGCAGGGCACGGCCCTGGGAGCCTGTGTGGGCAGCACAGTGCCGGGCTGagctgtggggagcagcaggagccgaTGGGGCTTTGCAGGGCGGTGAACGCAGGCAGGGAGCACCCATCCCTGCGTCACCCCGGCCAGGAAaggccctgctgccccccgTGCTGCAGGAGACCCAGGTGCAGCCCCCACCCAGCACTGGGGCACCCAGCcatgctccagcagcaggacatGGGATTGGTGACAGGAGCGGGGCAGCAGCCCCCTGaccccagctgctccctggcaaGGGCCCCCCCCACCAGGCATCTGGGGGCGAGACCCAGAGCATGGCACCTGGCCCGGTTGCAGTCCCCGTGGGGGTCACCAGGGCTCTGCCTCGCCCAGCAAGAGGCCCTTGCCCCGGTGGACGCCGTGCTCTTTATGAAAGGAGTCCCCTCCGTCCCCCCAAGTGcccctggctgcagcccagaCCCACTGCGGTTTGGCTGTGCCGCAGTGTGCTGCACCACGGCACATGGGCCTTGGTGAGGCCCTCGtctgccccagggcagggcacagCCCAGTCagaggctgctggtgctggggtcTTCCCAAGAAACCTGGTGGGCACCAGGGCCACCGGCCACAACAGaggacactgggggggggggggggggtgtcagttATAAGCGCCTGCTGgaggtgctgtggggtgccagTGCCCGCCCCTAAGCTCAGCCCCATCTCTGAAATCCCACGGGCACCACCGGTGCTCCAGCAGCTCAGGACAGCAGCGGCGCTGCGCGGGTGTCCCAGGCgcagccctcctcctgcctgcagcagtaACGTGCCAGCTTGGCaccggtcccggtcccggtgctgagctcctgcccAGAACTGCCAGCATAGTGAGCGGCTGCAGAGACCCAGCCCTCCCGGCGCAGCGGGATGAATGTGCTGGTGTGCCAGGACCAACGTGCTGCGAGGAGCCAGGTCCAGAATTTGGCCAGGGTGGCAGCGGCCAACAGAGCGACCTGCAGGGCGTTGGGGTCTGCTCGCCCCATCGCCCCTTTCCGTAAATGCCTaatggccctggggggggggaacaagCCCcgaccccagccctgctccaggggcCCTGCACCGTGGCAGGGTCTGGGCCAAAGCTGCTGACTCCCCTCAGTGGGGTCGTGGCTACTCTTACAAGATTTAATTGAGGCACAATGGTTTCAGGAAATTAGTTCCCATTAGGGAACCATCGGGCACTCACTGCAATCTGCATCGCAAGGCAGGTGTCAAGATGGGTGCAGGAACCGGAGTCTTGATCTTCTGCAGGgggcaaaacaaacaaacaaaaaaacccaaaccacagaaaacaaagtaagtCACAGACTT
This window of the Pelecanus crispus isolate bPelCri1 chromosome 12, bPelCri1.pri, whole genome shotgun sequence genome carries:
- the ANAPC11 gene encoding anaphase-promoting complex subunit 11, translating into MRVRVRSWHGVASWLWVANDENCGICRMAFNGCCPDCKVPGDDCPLVWGQCSHCFHMHCILKWLNSQQVQQHCPMCRQEWKFKE
- the NPB gene encoding neuropeptide B, encoding MRAARWLGLGLALLCLCRPAEPWYRQAAGPRHYSVGRASGLLSGLRRSPYARRSDTDGAAEPGPGALLPGSALCVTDVAPAPWSCRVLPGTPGTFQCKADVTVSLDPVECADA